A region from the Triticum urartu cultivar G1812 chromosome 1, Tu2.1, whole genome shotgun sequence genome encodes:
- the LOC125511487 gene encoding putative cyclin-dependent kinase F-2 has product MPTAIRKRPAAGQEPRVHGGKKPRYAFGSISDYEKLEVLGEGTYGEVFKARDRRTGKKVAVKWVRGNGAGGHGPPDIRAITREAGCLGACRGHESIIEILDVATDAETGDVFLVTELVADGRTLRESLWRPVSEDVTRVMMEQLLDAAKNIHGAGVIHRDFKPENVMVGFFGGLKVGDFGSAMRAKPAGVPYEECCVGTLIYTSPEQLEGNRYYGQAVDMWALGCIMAEMLAGATLFVADTEEELLAEIYKLRDQITSTGKLDLEFFEELSEAGREVLTGLLAFNPAERITAAEALEHRWFSKPKGAEHPGFVSLKS; this is encoded by the coding sequence ATGCCGACGGCCATCCGCAAGCGCCCGGCGGCGGGACAAGAACCGCGCGTCCATGGCGGCAAGAAGCCCCGGTACGCGTTCGGTAGCATCTCCGACTACGAGAAGCTTGAGGTGCTTGGAGAAGGCACCTACGGCGAGGTGTTCAAGGCGCGCGACCGCCGCACCGGCAAGAAGGTCGCCGTGAAGTGGGTCCGCGGCAACGGGGCCGGCGGACACGGCCCGCCCGACATCCGCGCGATCACCCGCGAGGCCGGCTGCCTCGGCGCGTGCCGGGGTCACGAGTCGATTATCGAGATCTTGGATGTGGCGACGGACGCCGAGACAGGGGACGTGTTCCTCGTCacggagctcgtcgccgacggCCGCACCCTCCGCGAGTCGCTCTGGAGGCCTGTATCCGAGGACGTGACGCGCGTGATGATGGAGCAGCTCCTGGACGCTGCAAAGAACATACATGGAGCCGGCGTCATCCACCGGGACTTCAAGCCGGAGAACGTCATGGTCGGCTTCTTCGGCGGGCTCAAGGTTGGTGACTTTGGGTCGGCGATGCGGGCGAAGCCGGCCGGAGTGCCCTATGAGGAGTGCTGTGTCGGCACCCTGATCTACACCTCACCGGAGCAGCTGGAAGGCAACCGGTACTACGGCCAGGCCGTGGACATGTGGGCGCTTGGGTGCATCATGGCGGAGATGTTGGCCGGCGCGACCCTCTTCGTGGCGGACACAGAGGAGGAGCTGCTCGCCGAGATTTACAAGTTGCGAGATCAGATCACTTCTACGGGGAAGCTCGACCTGGAGTTCTTCGAGGAGCTTTCGGAAGCCGGGCGTGAGGTCCTCACCGGCCTGCTTGCCTTCAACCCCGCCGAGAGGATCACGGCGGCGGAAGCGCTCGAGCACCGGTGGTTCAGCAAGCCCAAAGGAGCAGAGCACCCGGGCTTTGTGTCGCTGAAGAGTTAA